From a single Glycine soja cultivar W05 chromosome 19, ASM419377v2, whole genome shotgun sequence genomic region:
- the LOC114399737 gene encoding 2-oxoglutarate-dependent dioxygenase AOP3-like: MEFLTQSQLPIVDFTNENLKPGTDAWVSASQVVRSALEDHGGFLALYDKVSLETYDSVYSEMMNFFDLSIKTKRRKTTEKPIFSYSGQLPGIPLYESVGIMNPLSFQDCQKYTHVMWPQGNDHFCESVNSYAKKLVELDHIVKRMVFENYGIETKKFDTLLESTEYVLRAYKYRIPQVGESNLGVAPHSDTAFITILNQKVEGLGVKLKDGKWFEVGASPSLYLVMGGDALMVWSNDRIPACEHRVLINSKIDRYSMGLLSYAAKIMEPQEELVDEEHPLRYKPFDHYGYLRFFLTEEAIKSDSRIKAYCGI, translated from the exons ATGGAATTCCTAACACAATCTCAGCTACCAATTGTAGACTTCACCAACGAAAATCTGAAACCGGGTACCGATGCATGGGTTTCAGCTTCTCAAGTAGTGCGTAGTGCACTTGAGGATCATGGTGGTTTCTTGGCACTCTATGATAAGGTCAGTTTGGAGACATACGACTCTGTTTATTCTGaaatgatgaatttttttgacctctcaataaaaacaaaacgGAGGAAAACCACTGAGAAGCCTATATTCAGCTATTCCGGGCAGCTACCTGGGATTCCTTTATATGAATCTGTTGGTATCATGAACCCACTCAGCTTTCAGGATTGTCAGAAATACACACACGTTATGTGGCCCCAAGGAAATGACCATTTCtg TGAAAGTGTCAATTCCTATGCAAAGAAACTAGTGGAATTGGACCACATTGTGAAGAGAATGGTGTTTGAGAACTATGGAATCGAGACAAAGAAATTTGACACTTTACTCGAATCAACCGAGTATGTGCTCCGAGCCTACAAATACAGAATACCCCAAGTGGGTGAGAGCAATTTGGGAGTGGCTCCTCATTCTGACACAGCTTTCATAACTATATTGAATCAGAAGGTAGAAGGCTTAGGGGTCAAATTGAAGGATGGGAAATGGTTTGAGGTGGGTGCTTCACCCTCGCTATATTTGGTAATGGGTGGCGATGCATTGATG GTTTGGAGTAATGACAGGATACCCGCTTGTGAACACAGAGTTTTAATAAACTCAAAGATAGACAGATACTCCATGGGACTACTTTCATATGCTGCTAAGATAATGGAACcacaagaggagttagttgacGAGGAACATCCTCTACGTTATAAACCATTTGATCATTATGGATACCTTCGTTTCTTTCTCACCGAAGAGGCCATAAAATCTGATTCCAGGATCAAAGCATATTGTGGTATTTGA